One region of Niallia sp. Man26 genomic DNA includes:
- a CDS encoding glycosyltransferase family 39 protein, translated as MKNCTKGRVDILLIAILLFSAGLNFYNLQNAGTNSYYSVAVKSMLTSFHNFFFVSFDPAGFITVDKPPVALWIQAIFAKIFGFNDFVLLLPEALAGVVSVWLLYIMIKPKFGRPAALIASLVLACSPIFVAVVRTNNVDSILIVTLMIAAWALMKAVEKQKLGWLLLSFALVGVGFNVKMLQAYMVLPAFAFYYFFATRELKIWKKLMHLAASTVLLVVISLSWALAVDLTPKSERPYMGGSETNSVLELAFGYNGLSRLTGQDSGMGGGGNAQAPQTQTSTDETSTSASDSSNTSEEAPTTMPNGGQQGDGGSSSQSGMFNTGEAGPLRLFQSELSGQISWLLPFVVFAIIGLVLSFLKTRKYTIQHHFAAFWFFWLAPMFVFFSIALFYHHYYLSMMGPAIAALVGIGFTTLWNFYKEENGWESWLLPVGILITFFFEALIVYQNSSSVSIVWMWVAIILGVVLFMLLIAGKSSASIKETIAVISILALLVLPIYWTAITITKTGNESTPTAGPTSGMGGPGGGGGGMRAFDGGNMEQGSIPNEMPSDSNEAPTGFPGASENNASSGFTGGPGGGGDMDSIDSGLMSYLEDNYNGEKFFLAVQRAQSAYSIMLNTDYAVMAMGGFGGSDPAPTVDELEEMAEAGEIKYFLVSGQGMGGNSEVTEWIQENCVEVPSSEYSSDTSTTDSSATDLSNMRGMGQTLYEYQQK; from the coding sequence ATGAAAAATTGTACTAAAGGAAGAGTCGACATCCTTTTAATAGCTATATTGCTGTTTTCGGCCGGTTTAAATTTCTATAATTTGCAGAATGCTGGCACGAATTCGTATTATTCTGTAGCTGTGAAAAGCATGTTGACTAGCTTCCATAACTTTTTCTTTGTTTCCTTTGATCCTGCTGGATTTATAACCGTTGATAAACCTCCAGTAGCTTTATGGATTCAAGCGATTTTTGCTAAGATCTTCGGCTTCAATGATTTTGTGCTTCTTTTGCCAGAGGCACTTGCTGGTGTCGTTTCTGTCTGGTTGTTATATATCATGATTAAGCCGAAATTCGGCAGACCGGCAGCACTGATTGCCAGTTTGGTTTTAGCTTGCTCGCCAATTTTTGTAGCAGTTGTCAGAACTAATAATGTAGACAGTATCTTGATTGTTACACTGATGATAGCAGCATGGGCATTGATGAAAGCAGTCGAAAAGCAGAAGCTTGGCTGGCTATTATTAAGCTTTGCTCTTGTGGGCGTCGGCTTTAATGTGAAAATGCTGCAGGCATATATGGTGTTGCCGGCATTTGCTTTCTATTATTTCTTTGCAACGAGAGAATTGAAAATCTGGAAAAAGCTGATGCACTTAGCAGCATCCACTGTTTTGCTAGTTGTTATCTCCTTGTCATGGGCACTTGCAGTTGATTTGACCCCAAAAAGTGAAAGGCCGTATATGGGCGGAAGTGAAACGAACTCTGTACTAGAGCTTGCTTTTGGCTATAATGGCTTATCAAGATTAACTGGTCAAGATTCTGGCATGGGAGGCGGAGGGAATGCTCAAGCACCGCAGACTCAGACTTCGACTGATGAAACTAGTACTAGTGCTTCAGATTCCAGCAATACTAGTGAGGAAGCTCCTACTACTATGCCTAATGGTGGACAGCAAGGAGATGGAGGCAGCTCCAGCCAATCTGGCATGTTTAACACTGGTGAAGCAGGCCCGCTGCGATTATTCCAAAGCGAGCTGTCTGGACAAATTAGCTGGCTGCTGCCATTCGTGGTCTTTGCCATTATTGGTTTAGTCTTGTCTTTCTTAAAGACGAGAAAGTATACAATACAGCACCATTTTGCAGCATTTTGGTTTTTCTGGCTAGCACCTATGTTTGTTTTCTTCAGCATCGCGCTATTTTACCATCATTATTATTTAAGTATGATGGGGCCTGCAATTGCCGCACTTGTCGGTATCGGTTTTACGACATTATGGAACTTTTATAAAGAAGAGAATGGCTGGGAGAGCTGGCTGCTGCCTGTTGGAATATTAATTACTTTCTTCTTTGAAGCGCTGATTGTCTATCAGAACAGCTCTTCTGTATCCATTGTATGGATGTGGGTTGCTATTATTTTAGGGGTTGTACTGTTTATGCTGTTAATAGCAGGCAAATCAAGTGCATCCATAAAGGAGACAATAGCAGTTATCAGCATATTGGCATTATTAGTACTGCCGATTTATTGGACTGCTATAACGATTACAAAGACTGGCAATGAATCTACACCAACTGCAGGTCCGACAAGTGGAATGGGCGGACCAGGCGGCGGAGGTGGAGGCATGCGTGCCTTCGATGGTGGTAATATGGAGCAAGGTTCCATTCCAAATGAAATGCCAAGTGATTCTAATGAGGCTCCAACTGGTTTCCCGGGAGCTTCTGAGAATAATGCCAGCAGTGGTTTTACAGGCGGACCAGGCGGCGGGGGCGATATGGACAGTATCGATTCTGGCTTAATGTCGTATCTTGAAGACAATTACAATGGCGAAAAATTCTTCTTGGCAGTACAAAGAGCCCAATCGGCATATTCTATTATGCTGAACACAGACTATGCAGTAATGGCAATGGGCGGCTTTGGCGGATCAGATCCGGCACCGACAGTAGATGAGCTGGAGGAGATGGCTGAAGCAGGAGAAATCAAGTATTTCTTAGTATCTGGTCAAGGAATGGGCGGCAATAGTGAAGTGACAGAGTGGATTCAAGAAAACTGTGTTGAGGTACCTAGCAGCGAGTATTCATCTGATACTAGCACTACTGACAGCTCTGCTACTGATTTATCTAATATGAGAGGCATGGGGCAAACCTTGTACGAGTATCAACAAAAATAG
- a CDS encoding GtrA family protein has protein sequence MTRKWLVFFKFGIVGSLNTIIDFVVYALLTSVGANYLLSQILSYSCGLLNSYFVNRTWTFKQKDKASMKEFIRFLAVNAATLSLTLILLDFLYTKQGLNLLLSKFLVTAIGTIFNFIGTKMLVFTKANTN, from the coding sequence ATGACTAGGAAGTGGCTTGTTTTTTTTAAGTTTGGAATTGTTGGTTCGTTAAATACAATCATTGACTTTGTTGTTTATGCGCTTTTGACTAGCGTTGGAGCAAATTATCTTCTATCGCAAATACTTTCCTATTCATGTGGACTATTAAACAGTTACTTTGTAAACAGAACATGGACATTTAAACAAAAAGATAAGGCAAGCATGAAGGAGTTTATTCGTTTCCTTGCGGTCAATGCTGCCACATTATCGTTAACATTGATATTGCTCGATTTTTTATATACAAAGCAGGGCTTAAATTTGCTGTTGAGCAAATTTTTAGTAACAGCGATAGGAACAATCTTCAACTTTATTGGAACGAAGATGCTCGTTTTTACGAAGGCAAACACAAATTAA
- a CDS encoding glycosyltransferase family 2 protein: MTNEKVKYSIVIPVFNEEEVIEHTYERIKTVMKNADGNYELLFINDGSRDRSVEILLNLSEQDNRIKIVDFSRNFGHQIAITAGMDYALGDAIVIIDADLQDPPELILEMIQKWKEGYDVVYAKRTARKGETFFKKQTASAFYRTLRAMTEIEIPIDTGDFRLIDRKVCNQMKNIHEKNRFVRGLVSWVGFKQSAVEYERDERFAGETKYPLKRMLKLSLDGITSFSYKPLKLANYLGASLSVIGFVYMLIVLYQKLFTTTTVTGWSSIIVIQLFFSGITLMMLGVIGEYIGRIYDEAKDRPLYIVKDIYQHESAAKSYVMK, from the coding sequence ATGACGAACGAGAAAGTAAAATATTCGATTGTAATTCCCGTGTTTAATGAGGAGGAAGTCATTGAACATACGTATGAGCGGATTAAGACAGTGATGAAGAATGCAGATGGAAATTATGAGCTATTGTTTATCAATGACGGAAGCAGAGACCGGTCTGTCGAAATATTATTGAATTTAAGTGAGCAGGACAACAGGATTAAAATCGTTGATTTCTCCAGAAACTTCGGCCACCAAATCGCCATAACTGCTGGAATGGATTATGCGTTAGGAGATGCTATTGTCATAATTGATGCAGATCTTCAGGATCCTCCTGAGCTTATTCTAGAAATGATTCAAAAATGGAAAGAAGGCTATGATGTCGTCTATGCGAAGCGTACTGCCAGAAAAGGAGAGACCTTTTTTAAGAAACAGACAGCCTCGGCCTTTTACAGGACATTAAGGGCAATGACAGAAATTGAAATACCGATTGATACAGGAGATTTCCGATTAATTGACCGCAAGGTGTGTAATCAAATGAAGAATATTCATGAAAAAAACCGCTTTGTCAGAGGGCTTGTCAGTTGGGTTGGCTTTAAACAGAGTGCTGTTGAATATGAAAGAGATGAGAGATTTGCTGGTGAAACAAAATATCCTTTAAAAAGAATGCTTAAATTATCTTTGGACGGAATAACGTCTTTCTCTTATAAACCATTAAAGCTGGCCAATTATTTAGGTGCTTCCTTGTCGGTGATTGGATTTGTTTACATGCTGATTGTGCTTTATCAAAAACTGTTTACAACAACTACTGTTACTGGCTGGTCTTCTATTATTGTCATTCAGCTATTCTTTAGTGGAATTACGCTTATGATGCTTGGTGTAATCGGTGAATATATCGGCCGTATTTATGACGAAGCAAAAGACAGACCGCTTTATATTGTGAAAGACATTTACCAGCATGAATCAGCGGCGAAATCATATGTGATGAAATGA
- the gsiB gene encoding general stress protein, producing the protein MANNNKMSREEAGKKGGQATSKNHDKEFYQEIGQKGGEATSKNHDKEFYQEIGKKGGEATSDNHDKEFYQEIGKKGGEATSDNHDKEFYQEIGKKGGEATSENHDKEFYQEIGRKGGNSTNNNNN; encoded by the coding sequence ATGGCAAACAACAACAAAATGAGTCGAGAAGAAGCAGGTAAAAAAGGTGGACAAGCAACTTCTAAAAATCACGATAAGGAATTTTACCAAGAAATTGGACAAAAAGGCGGAGAAGCCACTTCCAAGAATCATGATAAGGAATTCTATCAAGAAATCGGGAAAAAGGGCGGAGAAGCTACTTCTGATAATCATGATAAAGAATTCTATCAAGAAATCGGGAAAAAAGGCGGAGAAGCTACTTCCGATAATCATGATAAAGAATTCTATCAAGAAATCGGCAAAAAAGGCGGAGAAGCCACTTCCGAAAATCATGATAAAGAATTTTACCAAGAAATTGGCCGTAAAGGCGGCAACTCCACTAACAATAACAACAACTAA